A stretch of DNA from Verrucomicrobiales bacterium:
ACTTTCTCCTTCAGCCCGCTGACGATGTCGCGACACAAGGTTGGGCCTTCATAAACCAATCCGCTGTAGACTTGAACCAAGCTGGCTCCTGCCTGGATCTTCTCCCACGCATCCTCCGCTGTGAAAATCCCGCCGACGCCGATAATGGGAACGCGGCCCTGGAGTTGACGATACAGATGTCGAACGACCTCGGTGCTCCGCTGTTTCAATGGCCGCCCGCTCAGCCCTCCGGTCTCGGCCAGCAATCCCTGGAGCGCTGGATCCGACGACTCCGGTCGAGCCAGAGTGGTGTTGGTGGCCACGATGCCGGACAGCTGACAAGGCTCAACCAAACCCACAATATCATCCAACGCCTCCCAGGAGAGATCCGGGGCAACTTTGACCAGGATAGGCTTGCGGCCTGCGGAAGCGGACGAGGCCCCGGCCATGGGGGACTTCGTTGCCAAAAGCTCATTTTGAACCGAATGCAGTTGGAGCAGGATATCCCGTAGCGCCTCGCGGTCCTGCAGCTGGCGCAAGTTGGGCGTGTTGGGGGAACTCACATTCACCACAAAAAAATCAGCCAGCCCCCAAAGAGCTCGGAAGGAATAGGCATAGTCTTCTGCCGCATGCTCCAAGGCGGTCAGCTTCGATTTGCCCAAGTTGATGCCCACCGGATGGACAGGCCATCGGCCCGAAGCCTTCCACTGACCCAGGGTCCGGGCGACCGCATCGGCCCCCGGATTGTTGAAACCCATCCGATTAATCAAAGCCTCCTCGGAGACGAGCCGAAACATGCGCGGGGCAGGATTGCCCGGCTGCGCCAGCTGAGTCACTCCACCCAGCTCGCTAAAGCCAAAACCGAGCGCGGGCCAGATGGGCGCCGCCACGGCCTGCTTGTCCATGCCGGCTGCCAGGCCCACCGGATTCGGGAACCTAAGCCCCCACAGATGCACCGGGAGCTCCGGAGCCTCACAAAAACTGGCGGCCAAATCGCAGAAGGCCGGGTGCCGACTCATCCAGGCCAGTGCCTCGATGGTTTCGTTATGAACGGTTTCTGACTCCCGTGAAAACAGCACGGGACGAATGACATGTCGATAGATCCAGCCCACCACCTCAGCAAACCGGGAAAGGCGGGAACTTTCAACCTGGATTCCGGGCCAAAGACTTGACGGAGCGAAAACTCCCTCGTATACCTGCCTCCATCGTGGCCTTGGAGATCCACCCAGTTGGTTTGTATCGGCGCAGTCATTGTCATTATGCCCTGCCCTGGCTGTGCCATGACCACCCACCGGCAGGAGCTCCGCCGGAGAGGCTGCTGCAGCGCCTGTGGCTGCATCAACGGATCCGACGCGAAGGCTTGCGAACAGTGGATGGACGACTGCTGCGGGTGCTGCATCCTGGCTTTTGGAATCGCGAGGCCGGACCCGACTTCCGGCGGGCGATTGTCCAGTGGGAGGCAGAGGTCGCCCAACAGGGCGATATCGAGATCGATCTGCACTCGAGCGGGTGGCGATCGCATGGACACCATCGTCGCTCGGATTATTCGGCCGTCATCCTGCACGTCGTTTGGAAAGCGGAAAGTCCGTGCCTGGCACCCACCTTGGAGCTGCAAAGCCAGTTGGATGCCCCCTGGGAGGAACTCGCCCAATGGGAGGCTGCCGCCAGCACCCCCCGCTGGCCAGCGACGATGTCAGGCCAGTGTCGCGTCCCGCTGCGAACCCTCTCCGAAGCGGAGCAACACAGGCTGCTGCAGGCGGCGGCGGAGACACGATTCGAAGCCAAGGCGGAACGAATCCGCCTTCGCGCGGCGACGGTGGGGGCAGAGCAAGCCTTTTGGGAATTCGTTCTCCGAACGCTGGGATACAAGCAGAATCCCTGGCCGATGCAGCATCTGGGAGAATTGCTGCCTCGGGTCAGGCAGGTCGGCGACACCACCCAGACCCTGCAGGCCAAACTCTTGGGAGTGTCCGGGCTGCTACCCGCGGAGGTCAGGCAGGTGCCCACCGCTGCCCGCCCCTACCTGCGCAGCCTATGGGATGTTTGGTGGCGCGCTCAGCACGAACTGGGAGACTTGATACTCCCCCGCTCGGTCTGGCATCTGCATCACCTAAGGCCGGCAAACCACCCTCAGAGGCGCCTTGCCCTTGCAGCCCACTGGCTCAGTGATGCAGACCTGTTGCCGCGCCTTCGAGCCTGGGGTCACCAAGACCATCCGACACCCAAACGCCAGGTGGAGGAATTTCGGCAAGCCCTGCGAATTCCAGAGGACGCCTTCTGGTCGCATCACTGGACGTTTCGCTGCGCGGCGAGCGATTCCAAACAACCCCTGCTCGGCACCGCCAGGTTAACCGACCTGGCGATCAATGCCGCCCTGCCCTGGCTGTGGATGGACGCCTGTCGGCAGGAGGACCGGGAGCAAGCCCGGCGGCTCAAGGCACGCTACCTCGCCTGGCCCTCCGCTCAAGACAACACGGTGCTGAAGCTCGCTCGACTACGACTGCTCAGCGGTGATTCCACACGCAACGCACCCAAAACGGCCGCACTGCAACAAGGATTGATGCAAATCGTGAGCGACTTCTGCGAGCACTCGGATGCCCTCTGCCAAGGCTGCCCGTTTCCGGAACTGCTCGAGGGGTGGCGGTGAGCCGGCACCCTCAATCACCAGCCTGCACCCAAGCCAGGTTGAAATGCGCATGCTTGATGCTCTTATGAGCCGTCCGGCCTTGAGCATCCTTGGGCAGACCCTCGGTGGAAATGTGATAGCTGTAGGAGGCATGCAGCGTGCCGTCGCGGGATTGGATGAGGCTGGGGTAGTGATACGACCCCTGTTTTTTACCGGGCTCATCCCGCTCCAAATGACGCTGCCACTTCCAGGTGCGCCCTTCGTCATCAGAGATCTGAACCACCAGGGACCCCCGATGGTTTTCGGCATTGTTGTTGATCAGGGCCCAATGACCATTGCTTAAGTTGATGATCTCGGCACCAGCACCCGGATTGGGAAGATCGCTGTCGGTCACCGGACTCCACGTCTCGCCCCGATCTCGTGATTCACTCTGCATGAGCCGTTTGGGAGGCGGACCGTTGTCGCGCATGAGGGTGTAGAGCGATCCGTCCTGGCGTCTAACGATGCTCGGTTGGATATTGCCCGGCCCGCACAAGGGCGCGCTGGCGTGCCAGGTGGCACCCCAATCATCGCTGATCGCCATGAGGGAGAAGGAAAAACCATCGGAATAAAGCGGGACAATCAGCCGTTTCCCCTCCAGCACGAACGGGTGAGCGCGGGTCATCCATCCCAAGCGCCGCTGCAGTTTATCATCGGACTGCGCTTTCACGTACTCCAAGAAACGCAAACCTTCTGCCCGGTCGGTCTCCGGCCAGTTCTCCGCCTTCAGGCGGGCGGAGAATTCCTCGGCGTAGCGGTGCGTGGCGGTGATGAAGTTGGTCCCCGGGGTGACGTGGAGAATTTCACTCTGTTGCCAGCGGGGTGAGCCCTCCCGACGATAGTCCGAGGAGATTTTGTACTTCATTAAGGCGGTATGCCATTCGTTGGCCAGGATGGTTGGCCACATCAGCCAGAGACGACCCATGGGATCGATGAACATGGCGCAGTTGGTGTCGGGATACTCCGGCGTGTCGGCCATCGTGAAGCGCTCGCTCCAGCGCTTCGCCCCTTTGCGCAGGCGCGCCCCCTCGATTTTGACATCATCGGCCTTCCGCTCTCCCGACCCATTGAACCAACAGACCAGCAAATCCCCATTGGGAGCTTCCACGATGCACGAGCCGTGATTGTGCCAATGCTCCAGGGGGAAAATCAGTTCCGACTTCAGGAAGGGCTTTTCCGCGCCCAGCGCCACCCAAGGAAGCGCCGCGATCCACAGAGGAAACAGAAAGGATAGCCATTTCATGCTTTGCCAGCCACTTAGCCAGAGGACAGCCCGGCTTCCAAGCGGATTTGTCCATCGAGTTCTCCCTTGATTAAAATTTAAAACTTGAGGGAATGGGGAGGTGCCGGCTGTAGCAACAGACAGCCTGACAATTCTAAAATGCGTTTCTATGGCTCAAGCAGTAAAGGACCAGCCTTTGATTACCGGTTCTGATTTTCATGCACTCCAGGCAGTCGAAGGCTGGCTGGCATTAGGCAATCCCCATGAGGCGCTGGCCGAATGGGAGAAGATCTCCCCTAAACTGCAACAGCATCCGGATGTGTTGAACGCCCGTTGGCAAATCGCCGCCTCCCTGAAAAACTGGGACGATGCATTCGCTGCTGCCAGTCAGCTCATGGAGGTGAGTCCGAATGATCCCACCAGTTGGATCCACCGTTCCTACGCCCTGCGGCGGTGCCGATCCGGGGGACTGCAGCAAGCCTGGGATGCATTGCTCCCCGCCGTTCAAAAATTTCCCGCCGTAAGCACCATCCCCTACAACCTCGCCTGCTATGCAGCACAATTGGGAAGGCCGTCCGAAGCGTGGGACTGGCTTCATCGAGCCATCGAAGCGGCCGAGGATGTGACTGTCATCAAGGAGATGGCGCTCCAGGACGAGGATCTGCGAAGCATTTGGGACCGGATTAAGACCATCTAGACCAGACCAACGAACGATGAAGGAAGAAATTTTCGATGTTGTGAACGAGCGCGACGAAGTGATCGATCACCGCCCTCGCCATGAGGTTCACCGGCTAAAGCTACTGCATCGCGCGGTCCATGTGCTGGTCTACAATCAGCGAGGAGATCTCTTTCTACAGAAGCGGTCCATGCTTAAGGACTGCTTCCCTGGCACCTGGGATTCCTCAGCTTCCGGCCATCTTGATCAGGGCGAGGATTATGACGCATGCGCCGTGCGCGAGCTGAGGGAAGAAATTGGGCTCACCGTCATCCACCCCCCACGCCGTCTGTTCAAGATCGATGCCTGCTCGGAGACAGGTCAGGAATTTGTGTGGGTCTACCGCTGCGAATCAGAGGGGCCGTTCGTGCTGCAACCCGAGGAAGTTGACCAAGGAGAGTGGTTCAGCCCCGCGGAAATCACCGCGTGGATCGCCGATCGCCCGCACGAATTCGCCAGCGCCTTCCCCCTCATCTGGAGCAAACTCCCCCACAGTGCCGACCGTTCCCTCTAGGGGACGCCCGTCTCGCCATAGCCTCGGCGAAGGCGGAAACGTCAGGAGTCCAACGGAAGCCATCGCCCCCCCCTAACGCCCCCCACCCCTGTAGGAAACGACGTCAGGAGTCCAGGAGCGCCCATCCGAGCCAGACTACCAACTCGATGAACGTACGTTCATCGAGTTGGTAATAGCCAGGTCTTGAGGGGCAATTTTTTCCTGCATAGGCCAGCGGTCACATCGACACACCCGCGCCCCACCCGAGTTGCTTCACGCAGAGATTCCGGGCGTCGCGACGCGCATGGCCAGTCTCTCCAAGGTGAGAAACTCTACCGAAAGTGTGCCGAAGTTACGGCGGAAGGATGGCTCGGCGTCAGTGGCCACGACCACATATTCGGCCTTGGGATACATGCGTGCGAAAACGAGGAGGTTGGTCGCGTCGAAGTCCTTCGCTGACCATTTACACTCGATGGCCAATAGTCCACGACCACGGCGCTGCCAGATGAAGTCGATTTCGTGCCCGGCCTTGTCGCGCCAGTATCGCCACTCCGCCGACTGCGTACGCGCGATGAGTTCGTTGAGAACGAAATGTTCCCACAGCGCACCCAAGTCTTCCCGTCGCAATTCCGACCAACCGCGATGAGCGCAGACAAAACCCGTGTCGAAACCGTACACTTTCGGCGCGGCGACAATCTCCGTCGCGCGCCGCGTGCTGAACGGACGCACCACCAACGCGACCATCGTTTCCTCCAACACGGCGAGATAGTTTGTGATAGTGGAGCGACTCACTTCGCACGGCGCAGCGAATCGGGTTGCTTCAAAGATACCCCCACTCTGAGCAAACAGCAGCTCTAGAAACCGCTGGAAGGAAGTGCGGCGTTCCAGCCGGAACAGTTCCTGGATGTCCTTCGCCCAATACGCGTCCATCCATTCTTGAAAATCCCGCTCCGGCGGTTCCGGCGAAAGGAAGAACGGAGGCAAACCTCCGTGCAAAAGCCGGCGCTTCAGGTCCCGCTGTCCAAAGTCCTCCAAGTCGGCCAGAATCATCGGAGTGAGCCACAGCTCGGTCTTCCGGCCCGCCAGCGTGTCGCGGAATCTCGAGCTCGCACCCAGTGTGGATGAGCCGGTCGCCAGCAGCCGTGTGGCGGGGAAATGGTCGGCCGCGATTTTCAGCAATTCCGACGGGTTGTCCAGACGGTGAACTTCGTCGAGCACGATGCGCTTCCCCTGCAGGCCGCCCAGGAATTCTTCCGGATCCTCCATCGCGCGTCGGACGCGGGGCAGCTCGCAGTCGAAGTATTCGATGTGGCCAAGCGTTTTCGCGAGAGACGTTTTTCCTGCGCGTCGGACGCCTTTGAGCCAGACAATAGAACGCCGCTCCCACAACAGCTCGATCTGTTTACACCAAAACTCGCGCTTTACCATATGCGTTTAGATTCGCGTTTAGTCAAACCAAACGCAAGTCTGTTCGCGTTTGGTATTTCACCTAGACACGCATGGGGTTCTGGCGCACAGCGAACAGTTACAACGGAGACGTCAAGTCCCGGAGGCAGCTGCTGATCGAGAACCTTGGCGGCTTCTCTTCAAAGGCCCTCGGAGTCGTTTCCGAAATCGGTCTTACAGCCCCGACATTTCACGTCTCGCATTCAGGGTTTCACCAGCCGTCGCGCCGTGACATAATTCGTGCTCTTACCCATCTCATCCTTAATTCTGGGTTGCGAACCCTACGGGGCTTCGGGTGAACCCAAGCGCAACCCGCGATGGGGTTGTGAGAACACAACGACTAACCCAGGGTAGGCGCTCCTGCGTCGCGCCAACCCTGGGCTTTGAGGCGGAATCCCGTTGGGATTCTAACATTTGGTCGAGGGACTTGTGGGGAATGCTTAGAGAGAGCTACCGGAGAACGGAACTGTAAGCTTGATCGGATCGTTCCTCGATCAACTCCAAAACGCATCTGCGATGCAGGTCACGAATGCAGTGTTGTAGCCCTCTACAGCTTTCCAGGACCGGACGGAGTCGGGAATCTCTCTTGCTGTGGATCGGCCCTCACCCATAAGAAATCGGACCCGTCAGACCAGCCCGGGGCTTAGTTGCGCCAACCGCCCAATCATCACGCTCGCAGCCGTGAATCCCACCGCGCCCGTGACGAACGTCGCCGCGCCGACCCCGGCATCGCAGTTCAGTCGCAACCCGACCCCATGAGATCCCTTCGGGCGCACCCCGCACACGGAACCGTCGGGCTGCGGGAACACTGGCAGCTCCGTGGTGAAGACCGCCTCCACTCCCCAGGCCGTCGACTCCGCCGAAAACTGGTGCTCATGACGCAGCTGATATCGAACCTGGGCCAGCAACGGGTCATGGCTAGTGAGGGCAAGATCCTTCACGCGAATCGCCGTGGGATCGCGTCGTCCTCCTGCACCACCGCAGACCACCAGCGGGATGTTCCGACGCAAACATTCCGCGATCAAAAGACATTTGTTCGGCACCTGATCAATGGCATCGACCACGCCGTCGCAAGGAATCGAGAGCAACTCGTTCGCCGTGGCGGCGGTGAAGAACTCCAGCCGCTGTTCAACGTGGCACTCCGGATTGATCGACTGAATGCGCTCCGCAAGAACGTCGATCTTGCTCCGACCCACCGTACCATCCATCGCTGGAAGCTGGCGATTGATGTTGGTGACACAGACATCGTCCAGATCGACCAAGGTAAGATGACCGACGCCAGAACGGGCAAGCGCCTCCACGGTCCAAGATCCAACCCCTCCCACGCCGACGACGGTAACACGGGCCTTGCGTAGCCGTGCCAGACCATCCACCCCATACAAGCGGGCGATCCCGCCAAAGCGGGTCAGGTAGTCGGAATCATTTGTCATGAGTTAGGGTTAGGGCCGGAAGCTCTCGTGAACCGGGCTGAAAGTGGTGCGCTCGGCGCGGATCGAACGCGCGACCGTCCGCTTAGAAGGCGGATGCTCTATCCAACTGAGCTACGAGCGCAACCTGCTGCTGGGCTGTACTATGCCCGACCCCGAGCCTAGGGCAAGCTCATCCGATGCACGGAGTGCTCGACAACCATCGGCCGTGGGATTTCCAATCGGCACATGAAAGCACTGCGCCTCACCGCCCACGGAACCCCCGGGCAATTCGAAGTGGCTGAACTCGCCGTGCCTACGCCCGGGCCCACCGAGGTGCTCGTGAAGGTCGAAGCCTGCGGCCTCAACCACTTAGATCTTTGGGTGGAGGAAAAGGGCCTCCCTATCCCCATCACTCTTCCCCTGATCCAAGGCTCAGAAGCTGCTGGAACCGTCGCTGCCATCGGTGACAGGGTTCACGATCGTAAAGTGGGAGATCGGGTGTGCATCTCGTCAGGGCTGTCCTGCGGCGAATGCGAGTTCTGTCTTCGCGAGCAGGACTCCATGTGCACCGATAGCCTACTTTTCGGGGTACAGTGCAATGGTGGGTTCAGCGAGTTCGCATTGGCTCCCTCGCGGCACGCAGTTCCCCTTCCCGACGGATTGTCTTTCGATACCGCCGCCGCTGTGACTCTGGCGGCGAGCACCGCCATGCACATGCTCACGAGCCGCACCTCCACCCGGGCAGGCGATTGGGTACTGGTGATCGGAGCAGGCAGCGGAGTGGGCTCCGCAGCAATTCAGATCGCGAAACAACTCGGGGCAAGGGTGATCGCCACAGGTTCCTCCGAACCCAAACGTCAGCTTGCCACTCAGTTAGGGGCCGACTTTGTCGTCGATAGCACGAGCGAGAACTGGTCGCGGGAAGTCCGCCGGATCACCGCCAAACGTGGAGTGGATACTGTCATCGAGCATGTCGGCGGAGAGACCCTGCAGAAAGCGTTCGATTGCCTGGCTCGGGGTGGAACTATCGTCACCTGTGGCGCAACCGCCGGACGAGAAATTGCCCTCAATCTCTGGCCGCTCTTCGTCAAACAACAGCGTCTAATCGGCAGTTACAGTCGAGATCGAATCGATCTAGTACGAACCTTGGAATGGGCGGCGGAAGGCCGGATCAAACCGGTCATCGATCGAATCGTGCCACTCGCCCAGGGCGCAGCAGCATTCGGTGCCCTGCGCCGCCGAGAAGTTCTAGGCAAGGTGCTGATCCACCCAGCCTGTCGGACTTATCCGGACCGCGACTCCGAGTCGGGGTCCGGATAAGTCCGACAGGCTGAAAGCCCTGCGTGCGGGACACCTCTATGGACCGCGGTGGCACGGCCTCATCTTAACTCCAAAAATGGGGACTAGACAAGCTGGGCAACGCCGGCTTTTCTCACTTTGTCGGCAAGGCCCGAACCCGCAGGGTTCTCGGCTTCGGCATCAGGACCTCCCGCGAACACGTGAGGATCCCCTACAAGTTGTCTAGTGCCCATTTTTGGAGGTAAAGATGAGGGCACGGCACCGCTTTTCCACTGCGTCTCTGAGCTCTTTCAAGAATCCCACTACCACTCAATCACGGCAGCCGCCCAGGTCAAGCCAGCGCCGAACACTACCAACAGGACGAGGTCACCCCGTTGAACCACACCCGTGCGCACCGCCTCATCCAAAGCGATGGCGACCGAGGCGGCGGAGGTATTGCCATATTTGTCCAGATTGACGAAGACCTGATCCTCCCGCGCTCCCAATCGTTCACCCACCGCCTCAATGATCCGGCGGTTCGCCTGATGCGGAATCACGCACTTGATCTGGGTGATATCCAGTTCGCAACGCTTGAGTGCCTCTTTCGCGGCGGTCAGCATGGCGTTCACCGCATTCTTGAAGGTCTCCTTGCCATCCATGCGGAGGTAATGCAGGCCCGCGGCGATGGAGTTCTTGGTGGCGGGGCACATACTGCCGCCACCGGGCATGTAAAGGAGATCCGATTTGTCGCCATCCGCGCCCATGCACGCCGTCAGCAGCCCATGGGACTTCGGACGGCTTTGGAGAATAGCGGCGCCGGCACCGTCTCCGAAAAGCACACAGGTGTTGCGATCCGTCCAATCCACGATGGTGGAAAGCTTCTCCGCGCCGATCACCAGGACGGTATCATAGGTCCGGGAGGTGATGAACTGCTGTCCGATCTCAAGGGCATAGATGAATCCGGAGCAGGCGGCTTCTACGTCAAATGCCGCCGCGCGTCGCGCTCCCAACTTCTGTTGAACCAGGCAGGCGGTGGACGGGAACATCATGTCGGGAGTGATCGTCGCGACAATGATCAGGTCGATCTGTTCGGCTTTGATCCCAGCCGACTGCATGGCGCGCTGAGCTGCCGCTGCGGCCATATCGGACGTAAACTCGTTCTCGGCCGCAATTCTGCGCTCCTTGATCCCGGTTCGGCTGGTGATCCAGTCATCCGAGGTATCGACCATCTTCTCGAGTTCGGCATTGGTGAGAATTCGTTCAGGGACGTAGGATCCCACACTGAGGATCGAGCACGAACGCCCTTGAAAGCCATGTTGAGCCCGGGGATTTTTGAATGGTTTGGTCGTCATGACCCTTTAATCGCGCGTTTCTGAAATTCCGATCACCCTCATGCCGCAGCCACCGTCTCGTTGGCCTTGGCCACCGCCAAGCGAATATGCTCGTTGAGGTGGGTGTTGACCGCGGCAGCGGTCTGATGAACTGCATTGGTCACCATGGTTGCTTTGGCCGATCCATGCACTTTGATGACCGTCCCATTCAAACCCAGCAGCGGTGCCCCGCCATAACTATCCGGGTTCATGCGTTTCTTAATATCCCGAAAGCCACCATAGGCGATCAGGGCGCCCAGCTTGCGGACTGGGTTCTTTTGGAACTCGCGACGCAAGATTGTCTGAATGCACTTCCCCATGCTCTCGATGGTCTTCAGCACAATGTTGCCGACGAACCCGTCGGCCACCACCACATCCACCCGGTCAGCAAAGAGATCGTGTCCCTCGACGTAGCCCAGGAAATTCAGGTCGGTCATCCGGCAAAGCTTCAAAGCTTCGCGGGTGATGTCGTTGCCCTTCATCTCCTCGGTCCCGTTGCTCAAAATGCCAACGCGAGGCCGCTCACGCCCCAGGATATCCCGAGCATAAGCAGCCCCCATCATGGCGAACTGAAGCAGATGGAGCGGTTTAACCTCCGGATTCGCTCCCGCGTCGAGCAGAACGAATTCGGCATCGGTAGTCGGTATGACGGTCGCGATGGCAGCGCGCTCGACTCCTTCGAGCAGGCGGAGGCGAATGGTCGAGGTAGCCACCAACCCGCCGGTGTTCCCCGGCGAAATCATGGCTTCCGCTGCACCTTCGCGGACCAACTCGATGGCCCGCGCCATAGAGCAGTCCTTTTTTTTGCGCAGCGCGTCGGTAGGCTTGTCGTCCATGGTCAGCACTTCCGTCGCATGGATGATCTCCACACGACGGTCTGTGCAGCCCAAGCGGCTTAGCACCGGCTCAATGGCCTCTTTCTGGCCTGCTAAGAACAGCTTTTGGATCCGCTCGTTGCCTGCTGAGGATAAGGCTTGGACGGAGCCCTCAATGACCGCCGACGGCCCTTGGTCTCCACCCATCACATCCACCACGATGCGCATAAATGGAACGAGCGCAGGGATGTAAGACACCACTGCGCTCGTCTCAAAGAATCAAGCTCCAGCGCTCACCGTCAGGATCTGTCGTTCCTTATAGAAGCCGCAGGAAGGACATACCCGGTGCGGGCGATAAGACGCTCCACATTGAGGGCATTCGCTGACCTGGGGCAGTTTCATCACACTGTTGTAGGCTCGCCGCATACGCTGGCGACTTTTTGACGGTTTTCGCTTAGGAACACCCATAATTCTACCTTAGTTTCAGTTTATCCAATTGGTCCCAAATCGAAGCCGGTTTCTTACCTGACGACTGGGCGACAGACCGCTCGTCCTCACCACTCTTCACCAAACCGGGGAGACCGTTGCACTCGTTTTCGCACAACGGATGTTGAGGAAGCGCGAGGACGATCTCTTCCCGAAGATAGGGCGTCAAGTCCACGGCATCACCATTGAGAACGACCTTTTCCCCTTCTGCCTCGAGCGGAATATGGCATACCCACGGATCCAACTCCAACTCATAAACATAAGGTTTTAAACAGCGAGAGCATTCGCAATCTATTGGTAAGTAAATACTTCCACGAACCAGAAGATCCGCTCCCACCATCTCAGCCTCCACATCAAACTCCAAAGGCCGGTTCAGATGAACCAGTTCGTCATCGAATCCAAGGTCCAATAACTTAGGATCCGCCTTCCCTTTTAAACGGAGAGGCTTCTTCTCCAGCAGGCGAAGGTGAACATCCAAAGGGTTGGCAGCGGGGGAGGACATAACGATCCTTTCGGTTGACTAGGCGTTCTCGATGGCACGGAACCTCGCGGTCAGCGCAGCCACCACTTGACTCGGGACAAAATTGCTCACATCGCCACCCAGACGAGCGATCTCTTTCACAATCCGCGAGCTGAGGAAGGTGAAGGTTTCCTTGGGCATCATGAAGATCGTCTCGACTCGCTCGTTTAGTTTGCGGTTCATCAGAGCCAACTGGAACTCAAACTCGAAGTCGGACACGGCCCGCAACCCCCGCACAATCGCCTGTCCGCCACGGGCCTCGACGTAGTCGACGAGTAAACCCGAAAAGGTTTCTACCTCCACATTGGCGTAGGATTGCACACTCGTCCGTACCAAGGCGAGTCGCTCCTCCGGGCTAAACAATGGCTTCTTCCCTTCGTTAACCGCCACGGCCACCACCACCCGATCAAAAAGCTTCGCTGCCCTTTGGATCAAGTCCAGATGGCCGTTGGTCAACGGATCGAAAGTGCCCGGATATATCACGGTCCGCATGGGGATCAAGATAGCAGCTAGGAATTCTATGACCATGTAAAAACAAACGCGCGAGCTCTGAAAAAGCAGAAGCGACGGGCCGGAATCCCAAGGACTCCAACCCGTCGCCGTGAATCAATCAGCACGCTCCTCTGTCCCGATCCGTGCTAGCGTCCCACGGGGGACAGGAACTGTTCCTGCGGCGCCGGAGTGGGAATCTGGGCAACCTCGCGCGGTCCACCACCCAGGCCGTCAAACTCACGTTGGAGCAAAGGCAGCTCAATCGGAGTCAGCTCGCGAACCGGGCTGCCGCTAGCGGGGTCGAAAAAACCAGGACCCTTCACCACATTGGCCTTGCCGTCCTTCACGAACACCAAGGTGCCGTCCAAGACCGAGATGCCACCCGGCACGGAGATGCGGTAGCGGGTTCCACGCACGCCCGCCAAACCATCCGGGGTCTTGATCTCATAGTGCGAACCCGAAGGAAGCTTGTTGACGCTACCGAGGATTTCACCCCGCGGCACGGTCAGTTCCGTCTCGGTCAACTGCTCGTCGCCCGAGTCGGTGGCGGTGAGCTTGCTCAAGCCAAGAGTGGTGTTCTCCTTGACCCGGACCACGCCGGTACCGCGGCCCAGGAACAAGTCCACGGTCGTTCCGGATCCGGTTTGGATGATGCTTCCAGCGGGAAGCCGGCTTCCGGCCCGGACGGGTAATCCAGATTTGCCACCGAGCGAGTAGGTCGCGCTGCCGGTAACGGTGCGGACTACAGCCTGGAGTTCGCGAGTTTGCGCCTGGATGCTGGTCGTTAGGGCGACTGCAGCCACCCAAAGCGCGCTGCCTTTTAAGAGTCGTGCGGTCAATTTCATCATGAGCAACTCTCGCACGGCTCCGCCAAACCCCCTATGCGTACGGGCTCCCAGAGAGAAGATTGGAACTCCCCCGACCCCCGGCCCTGGTAATTCTACGGACCCACCCAATCAACCAGCCCTAAACCACTCAAAATCAAGATACTACAACACCCGTACAGCAACGACGGCCGCCAGTCCCC
This window harbors:
- a CDS encoding quinone-dependent dihydroorotate dehydrogenase, which translates into the protein MGWIYRHVIRPVLFSRESETVHNETIEALAWMSRHPAFCDLAASFCEAPELPVHLWGLRFPNPVGLAAGMDKQAVAAPIWPALGFGFSELGGVTQLAQPGNPAPRMFRLVSEEALINRMGFNNPGADAVARTLGQWKASGRWPVHPVGINLGKSKLTALEHAAEDYAYSFRALWGLADFFVVNVSSPNTPNLRQLQDREALRDILLQLHSVQNELLATKSPMAGASSASAGRKPILVKVAPDLSWEALDDIVGLVEPCQLSGIVATNTTLARPESSDPALQGLLAETGGLSGRPLKQRSTEVVRHLYRQLQGRVPIIGVGGIFTAEDAWEKIQAGASLVQVYSGLVYEGPTLCRDIVSGLKEKVAAAGLRSISEAVGSSVR
- a CDS encoding exo-alpha-sialidase, which gives rise to MKWLSFLFPLWIAALPWVALGAEKPFLKSELIFPLEHWHNHGSCIVEAPNGDLLVCWFNGSGERKADDVKIEGARLRKGAKRWSERFTMADTPEYPDTNCAMFIDPMGRLWLMWPTILANEWHTALMKYKISSDYRREGSPRWQQSEILHVTPGTNFITATHRYAEEFSARLKAENWPETDRAEGLRFLEYVKAQSDDKLQRRLGWMTRAHPFVLEGKRLIVPLYSDGFSFSLMAISDDWGATWHASAPLCGPGNIQPSIVRRQDGSLYTLMRDNGPPPKRLMQSESRDRGETWSPVTDSDLPNPGAGAEIINLSNGHWALINNNAENHRGSLVVQISDDEGRTWKWQRHLERDEPGKKQGSYHYPSLIQSRDGTLHASYSYHISTEGLPKDAQGRTAHKSIKHAHFNLAWVQAGD
- a CDS encoding tetratricopeptide repeat protein; translation: MAQAVKDQPLITGSDFHALQAVEGWLALGNPHEALAEWEKISPKLQQHPDVLNARWQIAASLKNWDDAFAAASQLMEVSPNDPTSWIHRSYALRRCRSGGLQQAWDALLPAVQKFPAVSTIPYNLACYAAQLGRPSEAWDWLHRAIEAAEDVTVIKEMALQDEDLRSIWDRIKTI
- a CDS encoding NUDIX domain-containing protein, which gives rise to MKEEIFDVVNERDEVIDHRPRHEVHRLKLLHRAVHVLVYNQRGDLFLQKRSMLKDCFPGTWDSSASGHLDQGEDYDACAVRELREEIGLTVIHPPRRLFKIDACSETGQEFVWVYRCESEGPFVLQPEEVDQGEWFSPAEITAWIADRPHEFASAFPLIWSKLPHSADRSL
- a CDS encoding DUF2851 family protein; the encoded protein is MALEIHPVGLYRRSHCHYALPWLCHDHPPAGAPPERLLQRLWLHQRIRREGLRTVDGRLLRVLHPGFWNREAGPDFRRAIVQWEAEVAQQGDIEIDLHSSGWRSHGHHRRSDYSAVILHVVWKAESPCLAPTLELQSQLDAPWEELAQWEAAASTPRWPATMSGQCRVPLRTLSEAEQHRLLQAAAETRFEAKAERIRLRAATVGAEQAFWEFVLRTLGYKQNPWPMQHLGELLPRVRQVGDTTQTLQAKLLGVSGLLPAEVRQVPTAARPYLRSLWDVWWRAQHELGDLILPRSVWHLHHLRPANHPQRRLALAAHWLSDADLLPRLRAWGHQDHPTPKRQVEEFRQALRIPEDAFWSHHWTFRCAASDSKQPLLGTARLTDLAINAALPWLWMDACRQEDREQARRLKARYLAWPSAQDNTVLKLARLRLLSGDSTRNAPKTAALQQGLMQIVSDFCEHSDALCQGCPFPELLEGWR